From one bacterium genomic stretch:
- a CDS encoding type II toxin-antitoxin system RelE/ParE family toxin, with translation MFRVVFFEADGGRLPVREFLADLPQPEARARLLRAIERLGELGFLPEPFTKSIAGSRKLRELRVNHGGDTYRIFYSLVSNRRIVLLHAFKKKSRKTPAIEIRVAQKRLTRFMEVDDE, from the coding sequence GTGTTCCGCGTTGTCTTCTTCGAGGCGGATGGCGGTCGACTCCCGGTGCGGGAGTTTCTTGCGGATTTGCCGCAACCCGAAGCGCGGGCACGCCTGTTACGCGCGATTGAAAGACTTGGCGAGTTGGGCTTCCTGCCCGAACCGTTTACGAAGTCGATCGCGGGCAGCAGAAAACTTCGCGAACTGCGCGTCAATCATGGCGGCGATACCTATCGAATTTTTTACAGCCTCGTTTCGAACCGGAGGATCGTGCTTTTGCACGCTTTCAAGAAAAAGTCGCGCAAAACGCCCGCTATCGAAATCCGGGTGGCTCAAAAGCGTTTGACGCGTTTTATGGAGGTGGACGATGAGTAA
- a CDS encoding helix-turn-helix domain-containing protein encodes MRDELNDPQFAKVYEVESQKIDLAIELARIREKAGLTQRELAKRVGTTQSVIARMENPEYTGYSVRMLQRIAAGLGTRVKIAFEPAGKSKRGEASSR; translated from the coding sequence TTGCGCGACGAGCTCAACGATCCGCAATTTGCAAAAGTCTATGAGGTAGAAAGTCAAAAAATCGATCTGGCAATCGAACTTGCCCGGATCCGCGAGAAAGCGGGACTAACGCAACGCGAATTGGCCAAGCGCGTCGGAACGACGCAGTCGGTCATCGCTCGAATGGAGAACCCCGAATATACGGGTTATTCGGTTCGCATGCTTCAGCGAATCGCGGCGGGACTCGGCACACGGGTCAAAATCGCGTTTGAGCCGGCCGGGAAATCGAAACGCGGCGAGGCGTCGTCGCGATAA